The Tripterygium wilfordii isolate XIE 37 chromosome 17, ASM1340144v1, whole genome shotgun sequence genome has a window encoding:
- the LOC119982024 gene encoding MLO-like protein 4 has translation MGEELIRQGRSLAETPTYSVASVITVLVFVCLLVQRSIYRFGRWLKKTRRKALFASLEKIKEELMLLGLISLLLAQWARWISEICVDSSLFSSRFYICSENDYGVTKAILFKRLSSPLNESDIPPKGLYPRGAHQCGEGREPFVSLEGLEQLHRFLFVLGITHVLYSCLAVGLAMSKIYSWKKWENQIIVADAILQAKKNKVMKHQSSFVLHHTSHPWSRNRVLIWMLCFFRQFKSSIKKSDYLALRLGFITKHNLPLSYNFHSYMVRSMEDEFHGILGISWPLWVYAILCIFINIHGLNIYFWLSFIPAIIVMIVGTKLQHIVSSLALEIVEQAGPSITQVKPRDDLFWFRKPEILLRLIQFIIFQNAFEIATYIWSLWGLKERSCFMKNHYMIIIRLASGVLVQFWCSYSTVPLNVIVTQMGSRCKKALVAESVRESLHSWCKRVKDKSKRDSTARSVCSLDTATIDERDEITVASGTISHCSSLGSLNEVTIGHTEQAESFVGNPIPPSAGYSFRMEVYDASQPFSNSSEGYSDNVDETKVETLSDLFKKT, from the exons ATGGGGGAGGAGTTGATAAGGCAAGGGAGGTCTCTGGCGGAGACTCCTACTTACTCGGTTGCCTCAGTGATTACAGTCTTGGTCTTTGTGTGTCTTTTGGTGCAACGTTCCATTTACAGGTTTGGAAGG TGGTTGAAGAAGACAAGGAGGAAAGCTCTGTTTGCTTCACTGGAGAAGATTAAGGAAG aGCTTATGTTGCTTGGGCTTATATCACTGTTGTTGGCACAATGGGCACGGTGGATATCAGAGATCTGTGTAGATTCATCTCTTTTTAGCAGCAGATTCTATATATGTTCTGAGAATGATTATGGGGTTACAAAAGCTATATTGTTCAAAAGATTGTCCTCTCCTCTAAATGAGTCTGATATTCCTCCAAAAGGATTGTACCCTCGAGGAGCTCATCAATGTGGTGAG GGTCGTGAACCATTTGTTTCCCTGGAGGGTCTTGAGCAGCTTCACCgatttttgtttgttcttgGTATCACTCATGTTCTGTACAGTTGTTTGGCTGTCGGTCTTGCTATGAGCAAG ATCTACAGTTGGAAGAAGTGGGAAAATCAAATAATAGTGGCTGATGCAATTTTGCAAG CAAAGAAAAACAAGGTCATGAAGCATCAATCCTCCTTTGTCTTGCATCACACGTCACATCCATGGAGCAGGAATCGGGTTCTTATTTGGatg CTCTGTTTTTTTCGACAATTTAAGAGCTCAATAAAGAAATCAGATTACTTGGCGCTGCGTTTGGGTTTCATCACT AAGCACAACCTGCCACTTTCCTATAATTTCCATAGTTATATGGTCAGAAGTATGGAAGATGAATTTCATGGCATTCTGGGGATCAG TTGGCCGCTTTGGGTTTATGCAATATTGTGCATCTTCATAAACATTCATG GCTTGAATATTTACTTTTGGCTTTCTTTCATCCCTGCCATT ATTGTCATGATAGTTGGCACAAAGCTTCAGCACATTGTTTCCTCATTAGCTCTCGAAATTGTGGAACAAGCAGGTCCATCCATTACTCAAGTAAAGCCACGTGATGATCTATTCTGGTTTAGAAAACCAGAGATATTGTTACGGTTGATACAATTTATCATTTTTCAG AATGCCTTTGAGATAGCAACATATATTTGGTCCTTG TGGGGACTTAAAGAGAGATCGTGCTTCATGAAAAACCATTACATGATTATCATTCGGTTGGCTTCTGG GGTTCTAGTTCAATTCTGGTGTAGTTATAGCACAGTACCACTGAATGTAATTGTCACACAG ATGGGATCTCGGTGTAAGAAAGCGTTGGTCGCGGAGAGTGTTAGGGAGTCACTGCATAGCTGGTGCAAGAGAGTGAAGGACAAGTCTAAACGTGACTCCACAGCAAGGTCAGTATGCTCGCTTGATACAGCAACAATAGATGAGAGAGATGAGATCACAGTTGCATCCGGCACAATATCCCATTGCTCGTCGTTGGGATCACTAAATGAGGTGACCATTGGACATACCGAACAGGCAGAGTCCTTCGTTGGGAATCCCATCCCACCCTCAGCTGGATACTCTTTTCGAATGGAAGTTTACGATGCATCGCAGCCATTCAGCAACAGCAGTGAAGGATATTCAGACAATGTGGATGAAACAAAGGTTGAGACTCTTTCAGACTTGTTCAAAAAGACTTGA
- the LOC119982025 gene encoding transmembrane 9 superfamily member 1-like, whose product MSSAGRFLSLSAFIFIFLFPAAFASESDHKYQVNDPVTLWVNKVGPYNNPQETYNYYILPFCRPAGDSPHKWGGLGEVLGGNELIDSLINITFRKNVDKSLICQLDLTADKVAQFKDAIENSYWFEFFMDDLPLWGFVGELHPDKNSDNRKHVLYTHKSITVKYNNDQIIHVNLSQETPKPLEDGIIWDMTYSVKWVPTNITFGRRFDVYLDYPFFEHQIHWFSIFNSFMMVIFLTGLVSMILMRTLRNDYAKYAREDDDLETLERDVSEESGWKLVHGDVFRPPRNLVLLSAVVGTGAQLALLVLLVILLAIVAMLYVGRGAIVTTFIVCYALTSFISGYVSGGMYSRHGGKSWIKSMILTASLFPFMCFGIGFILNTIAIFYGSLAAIPFGTMVVVFVIWAFISFPLALLGTVVGRNWSGAPNNPCRVKTIPRPIPEKKWYLTPSVVSMMGGLLPFGSIFIEMYFVFTSFWNYKVYYVYGFMLLVFLILIIVSVCVTIVGTYFLLNAENYHWQWTSFFSAASTAVYVYFYSIYYYHVKTKMSGFFQTSFYFGYTLMFCLGLGILCGAVGYLGSNLFVSRIYRNIKCD is encoded by the exons TATCAAGTGAATGATCCAGTTACGCTTTGGGTGAACAAAGTTGGTCCTTATAATAATCCTCAAGAGACATATAACTATTACATCCTTCCATTTTGCCGTCCAGCTGGTGATTCTCCTCACAAATGGGGTGGCCTCGGTGAGGTCCTCGGTGGAAATGAACTTATAGACAGCCTCATCAACATAACGTTCCGAA AGAATGTTGATAAAAGTCTGATTTGTCAACTTGATCTTACTGCTGACAAAGTCGCACAGTTCAAGGATGCAATTGAAAACAGTTATTGGTTTGAATTTTTCATGG ATGACCTGCCATTATGGG GCTTTGTCGGCGAGTTACATCCTGATAAGAACAGCGATAACAGAAAGCATGTTCTTTACACACACAAGAGCATTACTGTTAAATACAACAATGACCAG aTCATTCATGTTAATCTCTCTCAAGAGACCCCAAAGCCCTTGGAAGACGGGATAATTTGGGACATGACATACTCTGTTAAGTGGGTTCCAACTAATATTACTTTTGGTCGTCGTTTCGATGTTTACCTTGACTATCCTTTCTTTGAACACCAG ATCCACTGGTTCTCCATTTTCAATTCTTTCATGATGGTTATCTTCCTCACTGGTTTAGTGTCAATGATATTGATGCGGACTCTGAGGAATGACTATGCAAAATATGCGCGGGAAGATGATGATTTAGAGACTCTG GAAAGGGATGTGAGTGAAGAGTCTGGGTGGAAACTGGTTCATGGAGACGTTTTCCGGCCTCCACGGAACTTGGTTCTTCTTTCAGCTGTTGTGGGGACCGGTGCTCAGCTAGCTTTGCTTGTCCTCCTAGTCATCTTACTGGCGATTGTGGCAATGTTGTATGTTGG GAGAGGAGCAATTGTCACCACTTTCATAGTGTGTTATGCTCTTACATCATTCATTTCTGGTTATGTTAGTGGTGGAATGTACTCACGCCATGGTG GTAAAAGTTGGATAAAGTCGATGATTCTCACAGCATCTCTATTTCCATTTATGTGCTTTGGGATTGGATTCATTTTGAACACGATTGCGATATTTTATGGGTCCCTGGCTGCTATTCCCTTTGGCACAATGGTGGTGGTTTTTGTGATTTGGGCTTTCATTTCTTTCCCGCTGGCGCTTCTTGGTACTGTTGTGGGCAGAAACTGGAGTGGTGCTCCCAATAATCCATGCCGTGTGAAGACCATCCCACGACCAATTCCTGAGAAGAAGTGGTATCTCACCCCTTCAGTGGTCTCAATGATGGGTGGACTGCTACCATTTGGAAGTATATTCATTGAGATGTATTTTGTCTTCACATCCTTCTGGAATTATAAG GTTTACTACGTGTATGGCTTTATGCTACTGGTTTTCCTGATTCTCATCATCGTAAGTGTTTGTGTGACAATCGTGGGGACATATTTCTTGCTCAATGCTGAGAATTATCACTGGCAGTGGACATCATTCTTCTCTGCAGCGTCGACAGCTGTTTATGTGTACTTCTACTCGATATATTACTACCACGTGAAGACAAAAATGTCGGGCTTCTTCCAGACCAGCTTCTACTTTGGatacactttgatgttttgtctTGGTTTAGGAATCCTTTGTG GTGCTGTCGGTTATCTGGGATCCAACCTGTTCGTGAGTCGAATCTACAGAAACATCAAGTGTGATTAG